From the Daucus carota subsp. sativus chromosome 8, DH1 v3.0, whole genome shotgun sequence genome, one window contains:
- the LOC108198972 gene encoding pelargonidin 3-O-(6-caffeoylglucoside) 5-O-(6-O-malonylglucoside) 4'''-malonyltransferase, translated as MKVDILSKELLKPYNSTKPSFQHYRISLVDELCPTMNTPVILYYPRNTRSCGTGDSTSHSSSNILKKALSKALTPFYPLAGRYMKDYYMVECSDDGAYFVEATVDVELHDLLGRREYLKVDGLNCLLPYPIGASDEITDPLLAVQLSTFACGGYAIAIMTSHRVADMSTTCTFIKQWATDSKRLLEGAEEDDHMSTSPSWNSALFFPGKKLSPIPFGIPRAKESVEDLDIITKFLYFSKSDIIRIRDKAKLDSLSEKLPSKVQSVLGIIGKAIIDLSVANPANPKRFMIAQALNMRERMHPPLPKDHCGNMFLFTSAESVADEKGVELPILVKQLSASVSRALEDCKTLLSLGDEGQMMIAHAFNNLTNRTISKPGHSIVCIFSDWTKFPFYETDFGWGLPIWVSASYIPLQNSAILISDKSGEGIEAWVNLNVGDLSKFQNDCNIMEFTS; from the coding sequence CCAACAATGAATACTCCTGTCATTTTATATTACCCCCGTAATACCCGAAGTTGCGGCACCGGTGATTCTACTAGCCATTCAAGTAGCAATATCTTGAAAAAGGCATTATCAAAAGCCTTGACCCCATTCTATCCATTAGCTGGAAGATACATGAAAGATTATTATATGGTTGAGTGTAGTGATGATGGTGCCTACTTTGTTGAAGCCACAGTAGATGTTGAGCTCCATGATCTTCTTGGCAGAAGGGAATATTTAAAGGTTGATGGTCTTAATTGCTTACTCCCATATCCAATTGGTGCAAGTGATGAAATCACTGACCCTCTGCTTGCAGTACAGTTAAGTACTTTTGCCTGCGGTGGATATGCCATTGCCATAATGACTTCACACAGAGTTGCTGACATGTCAACCACCTGCACATTCATCAAACAATGGGCTACTGATTCAAAGAGACTATTAGAGGGCGCTGAGGAAGATGATCACATGTCAACCTCACCAAGCTGGAACTCAGCTTTGTTCTTTCCAGGGAAAAAACTGTCACCTATTCCCTTTGGAATTCCTAGGGCTAAAGAAAGTGTTGAGGATCTTGATATCAttacaaaatttttatattttagcaAGAGTGATATCATCAGAATTCGAGACAAGGCCAAACTAGACAGCTTAAGCGAGAAGTTACCCTCAAAGGTGCAATCGGTGTTAGGGATAATAGGAAAAGCTATTATTGATTTATCTGTGGCTAACCCTGCAAACCCTAAGAGATTCATGATTGCCCAGGCACTAAATATGAGGGAAAGAATGCATCCACCATTGCCCAAAGACCATTGCGGTAATATGTTTTTGTTTACTTCTGCTGAATCTGTTGCAGATGAAAAAGGGGTGGAGTTGCCGATTCTTGTAAAGCAACTTTCTGCCTCTGTCAGTAGAGCCCTCGAGGACTGCAAGACGTTACTCTCACTTGGAGATGAAGGGCAGATGATGATAGCTCATGCCTTCAATAATTTGACAAACAGGACTATTTCTAAACCAGGGCATTCCATTGTCTGTATATTTTCTGACTGGACTAAGTTTCCATTTTATGAAACTGACTTCGGCTGGGGACTTCCTATTTGGGTCAGTGCTTCCTACATCCCTCTCCAAAATAGTGCTATCTTAATTTCTGATAAATCAGGCGAAGGGATTGAAGCTTGGGTAAATTTGAATGTCGGTGATTTGTCAAAATTCCAGAACGATTGCAATATCATGGAATTTACTTCCTAA